A segment of the Methanothermococcus thermolithotrophicus DSM 2095 genome:
ATTTCATTAGGTACCAATTCAATAGCATCTGCTGGACAGTATTCAGCACATATTCCACACAATACACACTTGTCCTTGTTTACGTCTATCTCACCTAAAACAAGAGTTTTTCTTTCAGGGATTTCTCTTTCCACATTAATTGCTTTTTGTGGACATACCAATTCACACTGTTCACACAATACACATGTATCTTGATCAAGGCTAATGCCTCTTTTGATTTTTGGATATTGTGGGAGCTCCTTAATTGATTTATCATTAATCTTTAAATCTACAGCATCAAATGGACATGCACTTGCACACATACCACATAGGACACATTTTTCACCACTAATGTCCAATTTCGGAGCTTCTATATCTTCCCTAAAAATAGCTCCTAAAGGACCCATTTCAATGGCACATGTGGGACATATTTCACTACATATACCACATCCTACACAGACGTGGTCTTCCCATGTAAGAACCCTATTTTCAACACCTTTTCTAGATATTTTTATAATGCCGTCATACTCCTCTTTTACATTTTTCATTATCATCCCTCCAATCATTATAATCCTGTGGATTCAGCTGTTTTAAAGGCGTTCATAGGACACCTAAATATACATTTACCACATAGAACACATTTATCTTGGTCTATTATGACTCTAACACTATTTGGATCTGCTGAAATAGCGTTGTATTTACATTCGAGACATTTTCCACAGGCAATACATTTATCATCTTCAACTTCGATTTTTATATTATATATACTTTTTATTAGTTTTTTTGTGATTTCTTTATCATCACTTAGAGAATCTATTAATCGTATACCATACTTTGCAGGCAAGTTGATAATCTCTTCTGAAACCTTCATGACCTTTTCTGACGGGTATCTTCCATGTATATAATGTGAGATTATGGATCTCTCCATTTTTAGATACTCTGCTATCTCTCTTTGTAGCTTTCCTTCTTTTCTCATCTTTATTGCTACTATTGCTTTAATCCCTGAAAGTATATGTTCGGGCATATTCTCATCTCTTGTGAGTCATATACAACATTGTTCTTAATATTTATATATAATTCTTCTAAAATCAAATAGAAAATTATATATATATGTGTGAGTGCCAATCACATGGTAACGACTATAAAAATAAGGTAAGAAATAAATAAAAGGTAAACTCATTTAAAAAACATAATGACATGTATTTAATCAGTATTTATTACTATTTTAAAAAAGTAAAGTAAAATAAATTAATGAACTAATGAGGCGATAGAATGGATATAAAAGATTTGGAAATGAAGCTAACTCCTAAAGGAGAAGTTTCAGTTATTGGATGCGGTAGACTTGGCGTTAGGGTTGTTATGGACCTTATGGAAGTACATAGGGGAGGTCCTGAAAAAATCTATGTTTATGATGGTGCAACGATTGATAAAAACGATGTAATCCATAGAAAAATGGGAGGAAAAGTTGGAGAACCTAAAGTCAAGCTAGTGGAAAATTTATTTAGTGATAAAGTCGTAGGTATGGCAGAAAATATAGATCTAAATAATTTAAATCTTATAAAAGGAGATGTAGTTATAATATGTATTGCAGGGGGGGACACAACAGCTCTGAGAAAGGCCATAATAGAATACTGCAAAAACAACGGCATAAAAACAATAGGTACAAATGGAGTTTTTGGAGTTGATACTAAAGTTTACGTTTGCGACGCCAAATATGCAAATGGACCTGCCCAATATTTAAACCTTGAAGAAGAAGGCCACATTGTTGTGGGAACAGGTAAATTTATCAAAGACATGGAACCAATAACACCTTACACACTGGATGAAATATCTAAATATATTGTTATCGAATGTTTGAGAATTTTACAAAATAAAAAATAATTGATCCAATTCAGTAAACTTAATATATTTGAAGAATTAATTATAAGACATTAACATTGAGCGATATTGTAAATGCTTTGTAATTCATGGAGGAGATATTATGGATATAGTCGAAAGAATAAACAAACTAAAAAAGGAAAAAAATGCAGTTATATTGGCCCATAACTACCAGCCCGAAGAAATCCAGAAAATAGCGGATTTTGTTGGTGATTCATTAGAGCTCTGCATTCAAGCCAAGGAAACAGAAGCCGATATAATAGTATTCTGTGGAGTAGATTTCATGGCAGAAACTGCCAAAATACTCAACAAAGATAAAAAGGTACTCATACCAGAAATTGTTGATATCGAATGCCCTATGGCACATCAACTACCTCCTGAAACAATAATTGAAGCTAAGAAGAAACACCCTGATGCTAAATTTGTAATATATGTTAACACCCTTGCATCTGCAAAGGCCCTTGTAGACTCCACATGTACATCTGCAAATGCCGATAGAGTTGTAAAACTATTCGATACTAAAAAAATATTATTTGGACCTGATAGAAACCTTGGATACTATGTTTCAAAGAGAAGCGATAAAGAGATAATCCCAGTACCTGAAGATGGACACTGCTATGTCCATAAAAAATTTAAAGTAGAGGATATCGTTGAAATCAGAAAACAATATCCAAATGCAGAAGTATTGGTACACCCTGAATGTGACCCAGAAGTTCAGGATATGGCTGATCATGTTTTAAGTACAGGCGGTATGGTTAGACATGTTCTGAGCTCTGAAAAGGATGAATTTATAATAGGAACCGAATGTGACATGATAACAAGACTTAAGTTAGACCTTGAAAAAGTGGGAAAAACTAAAAAATTAATACCGCTTAGAAAAGATGCAATATGTGACCCTATGAAAAGAATAACCTTGGAAAAAGTAGAAAAATGTCTTATTGAAGAAAAGTACGAGATAAACTTAGACGAAGAAATAATAGAAAAGGCAAAAAAAGCTATAGAAAAAATGCTCTCCGTTAAATAAAAAGATATATTAATTTTTTTTTGAATTTTTTTATTTTATTTTTTTAAAATTTACTCTTCTGCAACATACTTTAATTCTTCAATATTTTCCCCGACAAATTTACATTCGTACATTTTTATGTTCCCGTTCGTGTTTACTTCCATTAGAACGTTGTCAATATTTTTTATTTTTTCATCGGTTCTAACTTCTCTGGATTCTAAAGCTTGGGTGAAAAAATCCCCTCTTCTTTCGAACATAAATATTAACTTACTCTCTTCAAGCTTGTATCCAATATATTGAATCCCGCCCATTTTAAAAGTGGCATTCAGGACTACGTATTTTTCATCAGCTTTTGAACCCTCCATATACAGATAAACTCCACTGAAGAGCAATAAAACCAAAAATGTTGGGATAATATATTTGTTATAACTCAAACTATCCCATTACAATGAACTTTTAACTATTTCTTTGATACTATCTACAACGTATTCAACCTGTTCCCAACTTAAACCATAGACACTCATCTTCAATTCCTTTGTAGTTCCTCTCTTAATTCCACCAATTTTTCTCTTTTTCAATTCATCGTAAAAGAAGTATCCTCTTCTTTTGTCCTTCTGTGCAATTTCATCAAGTATTGGGGTTTCAAATCTCACAAGGTCGTGTTCTTTTGGAGCTACACCAAGTTGAATAAATCCTATTTCTTCAAGTTCTTTTACCAAATACCTTGTTTTTTTGACTTCTTCATCCCATTTTTTTACCCTTTCAACAACATGAGGGAAGCTCGTCATAAGTGTTAGGATAGGTAATCCCCTACTTGTACATCCAAGCATTTCAAGTTCTTTTACCAAAAACTTCTTTGAAGTCTTTAAAATACTATCTGCAAACTCATCGTTAATCGATAGAATACCTGCTGGACCAGATGCAGCCATACTTTTATGTCCTGACGCGGCTATGAAGTCTGCATTTAATTTTTTCCCATCCACTGGCATCCTACCGACTGAATAGGCACAGTTGAGTAAAAATGGGTATCCTTTTTCTCTGGCTATTTTTCCAATTTTTTCAGCATCGGCTAAGTTTCCATAGTTACCGTCAACGTGTGTGAGTAAAATCAAACCTATATTTTTCCCACTATCTTCCAAATTATCAATAGTTTCTTTGTACTTCTCAGGGTCTATCCTAAAAGTTGGATAACCTTCGCTTTCAACTTCTTGATAGTTTAGTTTTGCCCTCTCTATAGCCACATAGGAAGTATAATGGGCATTACTATCTAAAACTACATAATCACCTTCTTTACATACTGAATTCATAACTATAAACTTACTTTCCCTTGCACCATGAGTAGGTCTTGATACATCCATGTTTAAAAACTTTGAAAGATCCTCTAGGAACTCGTGAATTGGGGGAGTTTCAATTTTATCCAATCTACCGCTGCAGTAATCGCAAACACTGTAACCATCCCAAAATTCATATATTGCCTTCTTTGATTCAATAGGTAAAACTCCCGCCCTCTGTATAGGGTTTAAATTTATCATCTCTCTTTCCATGCTTCTTTTTAGATTCCTGTACTTGTCGATGTTTATGTTGAAGTTCATCTAACCACCTTTTATGAATATAACAAATATATCGTTGCATCAACTTTTAACTTTTATTTAAATCACATATTAATAAAAGCAATATGGCAGCATATTTAAGATAATATTTATATCATTCATTAGCAGAACGACTACTTACATTTTAGGTCCAAACAAACCCTTTTAAAACCTATTTTTTTCAACTCATTATCTATTTTTTCTACAACTCCTTTATTGAAAAACTTATTTATTTCGTTTTCATTTACCTCTATAATTGCAACGTTGTTAAAATCTCTTACCCTAAAGTAACCGCTTAATTCCATAGTAGTCTTCAAGAAATCTTCAGCTTTTTTTATTTTCTTCAATCTATCCTTTGTTATAGGCGGAGTTAAAACCCGCGTAGCAAGGCAGGTATCCTTTTTTGGAATTTCCATTCCAAGGTATTTTGAGAGCTCATGGACATCTTTTTTTGAAAATTTGAAGTTTGCTAATGGGGACTCTATGCCGTACTCCCTAATGGCTTTTATACCTGGCCTGTCTTCAAACAAATCATCGTATATTGTCCCATCTACAATTAAATCATAGTTCAATTTATTTTTTTCTTTAAGGAGCTCTGTGGCAATTTTCTTTTTACACAGGTAACATCTGTCTTCTATGTTGTTGATTATACTTTCATCTTTTAAATAATCTATACTGATGATTTTATGATTTATATTGTATCTTTTTGCCCTATTCTTTGCCCGTTCTATAACATCCTTTGAAAAAAATCCATTATCTATTGTTATTGCAACAGCTTCCATTGCAGCATCTGAAGCTACTTTAGCAACTAAAGAGCTGTCCACACCGCCAGAGTATGCAACAATTACCTTCCTTCCTTTGAAATAGTCTTTTAGTCTATCTAATTTTTTTAGTAATTCATCATCAATCATATTATCAATCATAAATTCACCATAAATCCCATATTTCTTATCATCTTTAGATCATCGGATATTGCCCTACCGCTTGTTGTTAAGTAATTGCCTATCATCAATCCATCAAGTGCCAAAAGAGATAGACTCTGTAAGTCTTTTAAATTAGGCTCTCTTCCACCACACAGCCTTATTTCTTTTTCTGGCATCATAATTCTACAAAGTGCTATTGATTTTAAGGCTTCTATAGGTGTTATTCTCTTAATTTCTCCCTTTTCTATCATACTATGAATCCTAGTACCTTCAATAGGATTGAGTATGTTTAATGCTATACCCTCAACATTCAGGTTCTTTAAATCTTCAAACATTTTAATTCTCTCTTTAAAATCTTCACCTAATCCAAATATTCCGCCACTACAAACCTCTAAACCAATTTTTTTAGCCTTTTCTATGGTTTTTACTTTATCTTTATAGTCGTGGGTGGTACAGATCTCATTGAAATAATCTTCCGACGTTTCTAAGTTATTATGAAGTCTAACGTCCAACTCCTTAAGTGCTTTTAACTGGTCTTTATCCAACAATCCCAATGAAGCACAGACTTTTAGGTTTGTTTTATTCTTAATTTCTTTAATTGTGTCTAAAATCCTTTCAAACTCATCATAGGTAATTTTTTTACCGCTCGTAACTATTGAAAATCTGTTACTATACTGGTCCATATATTTGGCGAATTTAACAATTTCTTCTTTTGGTTTTAATCCATAGATATCTATTTTTGTATTGCTATGGATGGATTGAGCACAGAAAGCACAGTTTTCAGGACATTTTCCAGATTTTGCATTTATTATACAACATAAATCAATATTATTTTTATTATATGTTTTTTTTATCCTGTACGCAACATATAAAAGGTCATAGACATCTAAATCCCACAGTTCAACTATATCATTACGCTTAATTTTTCCATTTATAGATTTTTCATAGATTTCATACAGTTCAAAGGATTTAAAATCGTTTTTCATAAAATCACCATTTATATATCGTTAAGGGCATAAATAAAATAGGGGATTGTATGGAAGGCAAAAATGGCATATGTGCCCGTGAATATACCTTTGCTACAATAGTTACAGGTGCATTTTTTATGGGTACTGCACTTATAGCATGGGGAATGAGTCAGACACCCAGTTTAGTGTTGTTTGTACCTTTAATGGTTCTATTCTGGTTAATTTCTCTCGGGTGGGCCCATAATGGGGACCTAAATAAGGGTGAGATGAGACGAGCTATTGCAGGCAGTATCTTCAGTGGGTTTATAATTTTGGTTTTTCTTAGCGTATCCAATGCCAAATTTTTAGAAATCAATAAAGATATGGTGAATTTCTTCTTTGGAGTAGTATCTACGGTTATAGGATTCTACTTTGGATATCGTAGTGGAGAAGAAAAATCAGCTGGTACCAACGCCGACAGTAGTAATAAATAAATTAATTTTAAATCATCTCAAATAACTCACTCAACACTACTTTTTTTTCTGTTTTAATCATTTGAGGTATTCTCCCTATTTTACCGGCATACTCACCAGATACTACAAAAACTCCGTCTAAGTTCTCAATGTCTTCTGCCTTCTCCAGACATTTGTTTATAATTTCGTCTTCTTTTCCAACTGCAAAGTTACCAATACTTGTAGCTGCAGCGTCTGCAATACTGGCCTCTTTTGCAAACACAACCACCGCATCAGCATTTCCTAAACTTACAGAATGTCCGACAGTTCCCGATGAAGTGCAAACCCCGTAACATCTTTTTATTTTTTCCTTTTTTAGTTTAAATCCAACCTCTCCAGATAATGGCGAATTTCCAGCATATAATCCAACAATAGTATCTTTTTCACATCTCAAACATATATCTCCGCCATTTTCTGCAATTACGTTTTCACAACCATTCTCAACTAAATTTTCAACGACGAGCTGACTTATAGTCCCTGCCACACTTGCCATAGGTCCCACATCTGCATTTTTTCCAGCATTGGCCATTATTTTAACTATTCTTGGAGCCCAATCTTCCACTTCAACTGGAACATAACTTGTTAAAAATTCTTTATTTCTTAAAATGTAATTCTCAAGATTTGCCCTTTCATTTAAAATCGTATTTTTGGCAAGTTTAATAAACTTCTTTTTATCAGTTTTTAAAAGTAAATTTGTCTCTTTTATTTGTATTCTCTCTTGAAAATCCATAATACCCACTCCAAACTTCTTAAAAGAAGTTTGATCAAGAAGAAATATTTACTTCATTACTTCAAATAATTTAAAAAATCAATTTCATGCGACCATGGTCGCAGTGAGTGTAACTCAGCAGCCTACGATATGTGTTTATCAAAAGGATATTTACTCCACCCAGTATGATCCATCTTTTGCATATTCTTTTTTCCATATTGGGACTACTTTTTTCAGCTCATCTATAAGATATTCACAAGCCAAAAATGCATCTTTTCTATGCTTGGCACCAACCAATATTAAAACTACACGGTCTCCAACCTTAAGTTCTCCTATCCTATGTATTAATGTAACATCGATTATACTGTATTTATCCAGAGCACTTTTTTTGAGCTCGTCTAATTTCTTTTTTGCCATTTCCTCATAACATTCAAATTCGAGTTTTTCCACTTCCTTCTCTTCTCCTTTGTAATAGCCTACGTTTCTAACCACACCCACAAAACTAACAATACCTCCAATATCCTTATGTTTATCCAACATTTTCTTAATTTCTTCGTCCACACTAAAATTTTCTCTGGTCACTTCAATCATTTAAATCCCTCCTCCACAAATAGAACACTTAGGATTTTTCTTTATATTTAATGTGATATACTCATTATTTCTAAGATTAACCAAAAGCAGTTTGTTTTTTAGAGTTTCACCAACATCGGACAGTAATTTAATCACTTCTGAAGCTTGGATAGAACCTATAACTCCAGGAGTAACGCCCATAACCGGGAAAGTTTTATTTTCATCTTTTAACTTAAAGATACAATTTAAACAAGGCGTTTCATATGGAACTATTGTTGTAGCTTGCCCTCTAAACTCTTCTATAGCACCGTGAACAAATGGAATGTTATTTTTAACGGCTATTTCATTTAAAAAATATCTTGAATTGAAATTATCGAGACAATCCACCACAACATCAGCATTTTTAATGTGACTTTCTTTTAATTTCTCAGGGTATGTTTCTATTTCAATTGTAGGATTTAATGACTCCAACTTTTCCTTTGCAGAATCCACTTTAAGTTTACCAATATCCTTTTCATAGTGGAGTATCTGTCTGTTTAGATTTGAGAGCTCAACTTTTTGGTAGTCTATTAGTATTAACTTACCAACTCCTGCAGCAGCAAGATACTGTGAAACTATAGTACCTAAACCTCCAACTCCTACAACCGCCACAGTCGAATCCATTAGCTTTTTCTGGCCCTTTTCTCCAAAGTCCTTTATTAACATCTGCCTAATGTATCGCTCATTGTTATCGTATTTTTCAGCATCCATTGTATCACAGCTTAATACAAATCAGTTAAATTTTTTATTAATTTATTACTATTTAAAGTTAATTTAAAATATTAATAAAAATACATTAAATATTTAGATGTACAAATAATGTATTCTAAAAAATTTATAATAACTGCCTATAACTTTAAACTAAGTTAAATATTTTTCCACTTATGTTATTGCATTAATAATAAATTAAAGATAAACCAAATAAATAAAAAAATCATTTAATATTTTTAAGACCATAACTAAAAAGTCTAATAATCTAATTGAACATCTTTTAATTTTTCACGAATGAGCTCTAAGTATTCTTCCTTATTCGGCACTACCATAATTTCTTTCGATGGGAGTCTAACCGAAGCTCTGAACCCATGAGCTCTGGCTGTGTCAGTTGCTATTTTATTGCAAATATAAAGGTCGTCAAGAAGTTTTTCGGTTATTGTTGTTTCACTATCGCAGTACTGCATTGAGCATCCTTCCCTCCAATAACCAAATTTATCCCCAACTTCATGGACTCTTTTTATATCTATATTATAATAATTCTGGAGTTTAAGGACATCTTCATGGGAAATTCTTATT
Coding sequences within it:
- the pscS gene encoding O-phospho-L-seryl-tRNA:Cys-tRNA synthase, producing MNFNINIDKYRNLKRSMEREMINLNPIQRAGVLPIESKKAIYEFWDGYSVCDYCSGRLDKIETPPIHEFLEDLSKFLNMDVSRPTHGARESKFIVMNSVCKEGDYVVLDSNAHYTSYVAIERAKLNYQEVESEGYPTFRIDPEKYKETIDNLEDSGKNIGLILLTHVDGNYGNLADAEKIGKIAREKGYPFLLNCAYSVGRMPVDGKKLNADFIAASGHKSMAASGPAGILSINDEFADSILKTSKKFLVKELEMLGCTSRGLPILTLMTSFPHVVERVKKWDEEVKKTRYLVKELEEIGFIQLGVAPKEHDLVRFETPILDEIAQKDKRRGYFFYDELKKRKIGGIKRGTTKELKMSVYGLSWEQVEYVVDSIKEIVKSSL
- a CDS encoding UPF0280 family protein, encoding MDFQERIQIKETNLLLKTDKKKFIKLAKNTILNERANLENYILRNKEFLTSYVPVEVEDWAPRIVKIMANAGKNADVGPMASVAGTISQLVVENLVENGCENVIAENGGDICLRCEKDTIVGLYAGNSPLSGEVGFKLKKEKIKRCYGVCTSSGTVGHSVSLGNADAVVVFAKEASIADAAATSIGNFAVGKEDEIINKCLEKAEDIENLDGVFVVSGEYAGKIGRIPQMIKTEKKVVLSELFEMI
- a CDS encoding 4Fe-4S binding protein; its protein translation is MPEHILSGIKAIVAIKMRKEGKLQREIAEYLKMERSIISHYIHGRYPSEKVMKVSEEIINLPAKYGIRLIDSLSDDKEITKKLIKSIYNIKIEVEDDKCIACGKCLECKYNAISADPNSVRVIIDQDKCVLCGKCIFRCPMNAFKTAESTGL
- a CDS encoding molybdenum cofactor biosynthesis protein MoaE; its protein translation is MIEVTRENFSVDEEIKKMLDKHKDIGGIVSFVGVVRNVGYYKGEEKEVEKLEFECYEEMAKKKLDELKKSALDKYSIIDVTLIHRIGELKVGDRVVLILVGAKHRKDAFLACEYLIDELKKVVPIWKKEYAKDGSYWVE
- the bioB gene encoding biotin synthase BioB, producing MKNDFKSFELYEIYEKSINGKIKRNDIVELWDLDVYDLLYVAYRIKKTYNKNNIDLCCIINAKSGKCPENCAFCAQSIHSNTKIDIYGLKPKEEIVKFAKYMDQYSNRFSIVTSGKKITYDEFERILDTIKEIKNKTNLKVCASLGLLDKDQLKALKELDVRLHNNLETSEDYFNEICTTHDYKDKVKTIEKAKKIGLEVCSGGIFGLGEDFKERIKMFEDLKNLNVEGIALNILNPIEGTRIHSMIEKGEIKRITPIEALKSIALCRIMMPEKEIRLCGGREPNLKDLQSLSLLALDGLMIGNYLTTSGRAISDDLKMIRNMGFMVNL
- the nadA gene encoding quinolinate synthase NadA, which translates into the protein MDIVERINKLKKEKNAVILAHNYQPEEIQKIADFVGDSLELCIQAKETEADIIVFCGVDFMAETAKILNKDKKVLIPEIVDIECPMAHQLPPETIIEAKKKHPDAKFVIYVNTLASAKALVDSTCTSANADRVVKLFDTKKILFGPDRNLGYYVSKRSDKEIIPVPEDGHCYVHKKFKVEDIVEIRKQYPNAEVLVHPECDPEVQDMADHVLSTGGMVRHVLSSEKDEFIIGTECDMITRLKLDLEKVGKTKKLIPLRKDAICDPMKRITLEKVEKCLIEEKYEINLDEEIIEKAKKAIEKMLSVK
- a CDS encoding HesA/MoeB/ThiF family protein, with protein sequence MDAEKYDNNERYIRQMLIKDFGEKGQKKLMDSTVAVVGVGGLGTIVSQYLAAAGVGKLILIDYQKVELSNLNRQILHYEKDIGKLKVDSAKEKLESLNPTIEIETYPEKLKESHIKNADVVVDCLDNFNSRYFLNEIAVKNNIPFVHGAIEEFRGQATTIVPYETPCLNCIFKLKDENKTFPVMGVTPGVIGSIQASEVIKLLSDVGETLKNKLLLVNLRNNEYITLNIKKNPKCSICGGGI
- a CDS encoding ThiF family adenylyltransferase; translated protein: MDIKDLEMKLTPKGEVSVIGCGRLGVRVVMDLMEVHRGGPEKIYVYDGATIDKNDVIHRKMGGKVGEPKVKLVENLFSDKVVGMAENIDLNNLNLIKGDVVIICIAGGDTTALRKAIIEYCKNNGIKTIGTNGVFGVDTKVYVCDAKYANGPAQYLNLEEEGHIVVGTGKFIKDMEPITPYTLDEISKYIVIECLRILQNKK
- the larE gene encoding ATP-dependent sacrificial sulfur transferase LarE, giving the protein MIDNMIDDELLKKLDRLKDYFKGRKVIVAYSGGVDSSLVAKVASDAAMEAVAITIDNGFFSKDVIERAKNRAKRYNINHKIISIDYLKDESIINNIEDRCYLCKKKIATELLKEKNKLNYDLIVDGTIYDDLFEDRPGIKAIREYGIESPLANFKFSKKDVHELSKYLGMEIPKKDTCLATRVLTPPITKDRLKKIKKAEDFLKTTMELSGYFRVRDFNNVAIIEVNENEINKFFNKGVVEKIDNELKKIGFKRVCLDLKCK